The following coding sequences are from one Malaciobacter pacificus window:
- the clpP gene encoding ATP-dependent Clp endopeptidase proteolytic subunit ClpP, whose amino-acid sequence MSYIPYVVEKSGRGERSYDIYSRLLKDRIIMLSGEINDAVASTVVAQLLFLEAEDPDKDIYLYINSPGGVITSGMSIYDTMNYIKPDVCTICIGQAASMGAFLLSSGVKGKRYSLPNSRIMIHQPLGGAQGQATDIQIQAKEIQRMKDTLNAMIAEQTGQPIEVIEKDTDRDNFMSADQACEYGLIDEVITRHK is encoded by the coding sequence TGGAAGAGGCGAGAGAAGTTATGATATCTATTCTAGACTTCTAAAAGATAGAATTATTATGTTAAGTGGAGAAATAAATGATGCAGTGGCTTCAACAGTTGTTGCTCAGTTACTTTTCTTAGAAGCAGAAGATCCAGATAAAGATATCTATTTATATATCAACTCTCCAGGTGGAGTAATTACTAGTGGTATGTCAATCTATGATACTATGAATTATATTAAACCTGATGTTTGTACTATTTGTATAGGACAAGCTGCTTCAATGGGAGCATTTTTATTATCTTCTGGAGTTAAAGGTAAGAGATACTCTTTACCAAACTCTAGAATTATGATTCACCAGCCATTAGGTGGAGCACAAGGACAAGCTACTGATATTCAGATTCAAGCTAAAGAGATCCAAAGAATGAAAGATACTTTAAATGCAATGATTGCAGAGCAAACGGGTCAACCAATAGAAGTAATTGAAAAAGACACTGATAGAGATAATTTTATGAGTGCTGATCAAGCTTGTGAATATGGTTTAATTGACGAAGTTATTACAAGGCATAAATAG